A genome region from Anopheles stephensi strain Indian chromosome 2, UCI_ANSTEP_V1.0, whole genome shotgun sequence includes the following:
- the LOC118506354 gene encoding diacylglycerol kinase theta isoform X1, with translation MAGGEHTFGRKTFHKPTYCHHCSDLLWGLIGQGYICEVCNFIVHEKCVTNIVTPCTGIAPYLIRNPVAHCWSEPSHHKRKFCSVCRKRLDETPAVHCLICEYFAHVECQDFAIPDCKENATYVPGKELGHVKHQHHWREGNLPQSSKCAYCKKTCWSYECLTGYRCEWCGTTTHGGCRNNIPAECTFGTLQPIYLPPHAVSIPRTEVPMEAIIGVQNRNKGTPGIQRDYSCPELWTIGLYQDEPAHSQQEQDCTESTELLLRSVQQEEQKCRTVPLSPVSFTFYDDDDSVSSAIGSMAVEKDDKPKRKPNEQQQQQQQQQQQYHSDNSLLLQTEDDWPMRPTRSRNLIHPALRRTKATNAGPPTDTLVTRSRSFQDQTNSIPKRFVKSAAYYSPRFLARFRKKHQAPPSIVRRSPSPLEARQQGHNGSELPKLMLLVHGTSEPSTMAPIRTALAPVLVHSPSGSLTSSSVCTTAGPVCGVNGTDGEHHGTGVERSSSFDCATAPTAAAAATASVRNFGHHLTVASANELLTCVEPRRVVSYDDVSGFSFIDDDDDDDDGASFEPNGGAGVNAFARVAPMNETTIASSNSATAGRRSDTVDVGRPPPSVMVDGVADDRGTVSHPTAHHLLERIYRQMRKCSMGWSKTGCRVRRARSISEEITAENRYRDDEYVPRGESSGSGTHSKPDSAHKPDKDKDKKDKDKEERDEETIKVFDGNCSYRRRIFRAINVPRTCSLEQLLTTALRAFHIARDPNLFFLTDVYGDEVRLQDPNPVPGLHRVEGKRPAIYLRFRDKENDHGFVRVYPGKLQVENAYVIIPVDNDTTVKDLICESLKKFGLQSHQIEDYRCSEILLDRGVTERVLSWNERPWEIMKQLGKDSIRQMELMRFYLQLKQDPHGPNLALFVGNLPPGLSQRNYEHILTEFLGFENKFSSIGPIYYEYGSLVITYENASKAVRAFQALRESKYEEKHLLVLLLPNIEPSMVPGGVQPLLVFVNVKSGGCQGLELISSFRKLLNPYQVFDLDNGGPLPGLYVFRHIQDYKILVCGGDGTIGWVLQCLDNVGQDSECSSPPCAIVPLGTGNDLARVLRWGAGYTGGEDPLNLLRDVIDAEEIRLDRWTVVFHPEDKPEDATPKAQPNSTGKKKKIQQQQQQQQQQQQQLQQQQHQQNQQHHHPSVAIVANPAQVVGGAQSEDNSQIFVMNNYFGIGIDADLCLDFHNAREENPNKFNSRLHNKGVYVKMGLRKMVGRKMVKELHKELRLEVDGKVVELPPVEGIIILNILSWGSGANPWGPEKEDQFSKPNHWDGMLEVVGVTGVVHLGQIQSGLRSAMRIAQGGHIKIHLHSDIPVQVDGEPWVQSPGDVVVLKSALKATMLKKMKGKMKRRNTEPTMQVMGPSGIQMTLAAPQEPDEVDSNNTDF, from the exons atggcggGTGGTGAGCATACATTCGGTAGAAAGACATTTCACAAGCCAACCTATTGCCATCACTGTTCGGATCTGCTGTGGGGGCTCATCGGACAAGGATACATCTGTGAAG TGTGCAACTTTATCGTACATGAAAAGTGCGTTACCAACATCGTGACACCGTGCACGGGCATCGCACCCTACCTTATCCGGAACCCGGTGGCACACTGTTGGTCGGAACCTTCGCACCACAAGCGCAAGTTTTGTTCCGTTTGTCGTAAGCGATTAGATGAAACTCCCGCCGTTCACTGCTTGA TATGTGAGTACTTCGCACATGTCGAATGCCAGGATTTTGCCATCCCCGACTGTAAGGAGAATGCAACCTACGTTCCGGGCAAGGAATTGGGCCACGTCAAACATCAGCATCACTGGCGCGAAGGCAACCTGCCACAGTCGTCCAAGTGTGCGTACTGCAAGAAGACGTGCTGGTCTTACGAATGCCTTACAG GTTATCGTTGCGAATGGTGTGGCACCACTACCCACGGCGGATGCAGAAACAACATCCCGGCCGAATGTACGTTCGGCACGCTGCAACCCATCTACCTGCCACCGCACGCCGTCTCCATACCCCGGACGGAGGTGCCGATGGAGGCAATCATCGGTGTGCAGAATCGCAACAAAGGAACACCGGGCATACAGCGTGACTATTCCTGTC CGGAACTGTGGACAATCGGCCTGTATCAGGACGAACCAGCACACAGCCAGCAGGAGCAAGACTGCACCGAAAGTaccgagctgctgctccggagCGTGCAGCAGGAAGAGCAAAAGTGTCGAACCGTACCACTGTCACCCGTTAGCTTCACCTTctacgatgacgatgacaGTGTTTCCAGTGCGATTGGATCGATGGCGGTGGAAAAGGACGACAAGCCGAAACGGAAACccaacgagcagcagcagcagcagcagcaacagcagcaacaatacCACAGCGATAACAGTTTGCTGCTGCAAACCGAGGACGATTGGCCGATGCGACCAACGCGCAGCCGGAACCTTATCCATCCCGCACTGAGGCGCACGAAAGCTACCAATGCTGGGCCACCGACCGATACGCTGGTGACGCGCAGCCGTTCCTTTCAGGATCAAACCAACAGCATTCCAAAACGGTTCGTCAAATCGGCCGCCTACTATAGCCCCCGGTTTTTGGCCCGCTTTCGCAAgaagcaccaggcgcctccatcgatagTGCGAAGATCGCCTTCGCCGCTGGAGGCACGGCAGCAGGGGCATAACGGAAGCGAACTTCCGAAGCTGATGCTGCTCGTGCACGGTACCAGCGAACCATCGACGATGGCCCCGATACGTACCGCACTCGCTCCTGTGTTAGTGCATTCACCATCCGGTTCGTTGACGTCATCGTCCGTTTGCACCACGGCCGGACCCGTTTGTGGCGTAAACGGGACGGACGGTGAGCACCACGGTACGGGCGTGGAACGGTCTTCCTCGTTCGACTGTGCAACGGCACCAACCGccgcagcagcggcaacagcatcTGTGCGAAATTTCGGTCACCATCTAACGGTGGCGTCAGCGAACGAACTGCTTACCTGCGTTGAACCGAGACGGGTTGTGTCGTACGATGACGTCAGCGGGTTCAGCTtcatcgacgacgacgacgacgacgacgatggtgcTTCCTTCGAACCGAACGGTGGGGCTGGCGTCAATGCATTCGCAAGGGTGGCCCCCATGAACGAAACCACCAttgccagcagcaacagtgcgACGGccggaagaagaagcgatacCGTCGATGTGGGTCGGCCGCCACCGAGCGTAATGGTGGACGGTGTGGCAGACGATCGTGGCACCGTTTCCCATCCAACGGCGCACCATTTGCTCGAGCGTATCTATCGCCAGATGCGCAAGTGTTCGATGGGCTGGAGCAAAACTGGCTGCCGTGTACGGAGAG CTCGCAGCATCTCCGAGGAGATAACGGCGGAGAACCGCTACCGAGACGATGAGTACGTACCAAGAGGCGAGAGCAGCGGATCCGGTACTCACTCGAAGCCAGATTCTGCGCATAAGCCCGATAAAGATAAGGATAAGAAAGATAAGGACAAGGAGGAGCGCGATGAAG AAACAATCAAGGTATTCGACGGAAACTGTTCATATCGAAGAAGAATTTTCAGAGCCATTAATGTACCTAGAACATGCTCGTTGGAACAACTGTTGACCACCGCCTTGAGGGCCTTCCACATAGCCAGGGATCCAAAT CTATTTTTTCTCACTGATGTCTACGGGGACGAGGTCAGATTGCAGGATCCGAATCCAGTACCAGGCCTACACCGTGTAGAGGGCAAAAGACCAGCTATATACTTAAGATTTCG TGATAAGGAGAATGATCACGGCTTTGTACGAGTCTATCCGGGTAAGCTGCAGGTAGAGAACGCTTACGTTATCATACCGGTGGACAACGATACCACCGTCAAGGATCTGATTTGCGAATCGCTGAAAAAGTTCGGCCTGCAGAGCCACCAGATCGAGGACTACCGCTGCTCGGAGATACTGCTCGACCGGGGCGTCACCGAGCGCGTCCTGTCCTGGAACGAGCGGCCGTGGGAAATTATGAAGCAGCTCGGGAAGGACTCGATACGGCAGATGGAGCTGATGCGGTTCTACCTGCAGCTGAAGCAGGACCCGCACGGTCCGAACCTGGCCCTGTTTGTCGGCAATCTGCCGCCCGGTTTGTCGCAGCGCAACTACGAGCACATACTGACGGAATTCTTGGGCTTCGAGAACAAGTTCAGCAGCATCGGTCCCATCTACTACGAGTACGGTTCGCTAGTGATAACCTACGAAAATGCATCCAAAGCT GTACGTGCATTCCAAGCTCTGCGAGAGTCCAAGTATGAGGAGAAACATTTGCTCGTGCTGCTTTTGCCGAACATCGAGCCGAGCATGGTGCCGGGCGGTGTCCAACCGTTGCTGGTGTTTGTCAATGTCAAGTCCGGAGGATGCCAGGGTCTAGAGCTTATTAGTAGTTTTCGTAAATTATTAAATCCATATCAAGTGTTTGATTTGGATAACGGTGGACCACTGCCTGG GCTATACGTTTTCCGACACATTCAGGATTATAAGATTCTGGTGTGTGGCGGTGATGGTACGATCGGTTGGGTGTTGCAGTGCCTGGACAACGTTGGTCAAGATTCGGAATGCTCTAGCCCACCGTGTGCCATCGTTCCCTTAGGCACCG GTAACGATTTGGCACGCGTTTTACGCTGGGGCGCCGGTTACACCGGTGGCGAAGATCCGCTAAACCTGCTGCGCGACGTAATAGACGCGGAAGAGATACGGCTGGACCGCTGGACGGTGGTGTTCCATCCGGAGGACAAACCCGAGGATGCCACACCGAAGGCGCAACCCAACTCAACcggtaagaagaagaaaatacaacagcaacagcaacaacaacagcaacagcaacagcaattgcaacaacagcaacatcagcagaaCCAACAACACCATCACCCATCGGTGGCAATCGTCGCCAACCCGGCGCAAG TTGTTGGTGGTGCCCAGAGTGAGGATAACTCGCAGATATTCGTGATGAACAACTACTTCGGCATTGGGATCGATGCCGACCTGTGCTTGGACTTTCACAATGCGCGCGAAGAGAACCCGAACAAGTTCAACTCGCGGCTCCACAACAAGGGCGTGTACGTGAAGATGGGCCTGCGGAAGATGGTGGGCCGGAAGATGGTGAAGGAGCTGCACAAGGAGCTGCGGCTGGAGGTGGACGGGAAGGTGGTGGAGCTGCCACCGGTCGAGGGTATCATCATACTGAATATCTTAAG CTGGGGCTCCGGAGCGAATCCTTGGGGACCGGAAAAGGAGGATCAGTTTAGCAAACCGAACCATTGGGACGGTATGCTGGAAGTCGTTGGCGTCACTGGTGTAGTGCATTTGGGACAGATCCAGTCCGGGCTGCGCTCGGCCATGCGAATAGCCCAG GGTGGTCACATAAAAATTCATCTTCATTCCGACATACCGGTACAGGTCGATGGAGAGCCGTGGGTACAGAGCCCCGGTGACGTGGTCGTACTAAAATCGGCATTAAAG GCAACAATgttgaaaaaaatgaaaggcaAGATGAAGCGACGCAACACCGAGCCCACGATGCAGGTGATGGGGCCATCGGGGATCCAGATGACGCTGGCCGCACCCCAGGAGCCGGACGAGGTCGACTCCAACAATACAGATTTTTGA